The genomic region CAGTACGAGCCGGCCCTGGTAGGTGACCGCGAGCTGCCCGCCGCAGATCCCCCGCGCCTGCATGTAGCTCTTCATCGTGTCGTCGAATGAGCGCAGCGCGGTGACCGCGGTGCCGGTCGCCGTCCAGGTGCCCGCCGCGGCGGCGGGAACAGCCGTGCCCGCGCCGGCGACCAGCGCCCCGGCGCCCGCGGCACCCACCAACTTGCCGAACGTCCGGCGGCTGACAGTCGTCCTGTCCATGCCCGTCCTTCCGATTTCATCACGAACACGGGCACGCTACTGCAGATCATCGGTTCGGTGGGGTCCGCTACGGTCCGTGGGGCGGCCGGCCGTCGGGCCTCCGGGCCGTCGACGGGCCGCCGGCCTGGGGGTTCGGTCGCCACGCGGCCGGGCGTGACGGTCGAGTTCCAGGGGTCACGCAGGGTAGCGTGTCGCCCGTGTTCCCTACCGTGCGTGAGGTCCTCGCCCTGGACCCGGTCCGCCACGGCGCCCCGCGCCTGGTCGCCGGGGACGCTGGCCTGGACCGGCCGGTGCGCTGGGTGCACGTGGCCGAGGTGCCGGACATCGCGACCCTGCTCAACGGCGGCGAGCTGGTCCTCACCACGGGGATCGGCCTGCCGGGCGACGACGCGGGGTTGCGTGCGTTCATCGGCGACCTGGCCGACGTGGGCGTCTCCGGTCTGGTGGTGGAGCTGGGCCGCCGGTACGTCAGCGGGGTGCCGCGGGTGATGACGGCGGCGGCCGAGCGACGGGGACTGCCCCTGGTCGAGCTGCGGCGGGCGACCCCGTTCGTCCGGATCACCGAGGCGGTGCACGCGCTGATCGTGGACGCCCAGCTCACCGAGCTGCGGGCCACCGAGGAGATCCACCAGCGGTTCACCGAGCTGTCGGTCGAGGGGGCCGGGCCGGGCGAGGTGGTGCGGCAGGCCGCCGAGTTGTCCGGGTGTCCGGTGGTGCTGGAGAACCTCTCGCGTCAGGTGCTCGCGTACGACCCGGCGGGGGAGAGCGCGGAGCTGCTGCTGGACGCCTGGGAGCAGCACTCACGGCGGATCCGGCCGGCCGGCCGGACGGCGTACGACGTGGACAACGGGTGGCTGGTCACCGCCGTCGGCGCGCGCGGGCAGGACTGGGGGCGGCTGCTGCTGCGCTGGCCGGCCGGAGGCGACCTGGCCACCACCCCGCCCCGCCGTCCCGTCGCCGAGCCCGAACTGGCCGTGGACGGGGAGCCGGCCGCGCGGCCCGGCGCCGCCCCGCCGACCCGGCTGACGATCCTGATCGAGCGGGCCGCCTCGACGCTCGCCCTGGGCCGGCTGATCCGTCGGGACGCGGAGGGGCTGGAGCGGCAGATCCACCGCACCCTGCTCACCGCGCTGCTCGACCATTCCCGGCCGGTCGACGAGGTGGCGCTGCGGGCCAAGGCGCTCGGCGTGGTGCTGGAGCGGCGGCACCTGGTCGGCGTGATGGTGCGGCTGCGCGCCGACGACCCGGCGGGGGAGAGCGGCCCGACCGGTGACCTCGGCGAGTCCGGCCCGGCGACCGGCCCGGCCCGGCTGCGGGACCTCGCCGAGGCGGTCGGGCAGGCGCTGCACGACGCGAAGCTGACCGCGTTGATCAGCGCGGTCGACGACCATGTGGTCGGCGCGCTGCTGGCCCTGCCCGACGCGGCCGCCGAGGAGCGGGCGCTCGCCGCGTTCGCCACGGCGCTGCGCCGGGCCCGCCTGGACGCCCCGGCGACCCGCCCCGATGCCGGGTCCCGCGGCGAGGGCGCCGCCCGGCACGATCTGGTGCCCCGGCAGGACGCCGCACGGCGCCTGGACGGGCGGGCCGGCCCCGGCCGCCCGAGTGACGTGATCGTCGCCGCGGGTTCGGGGGTGGGCAGCCCGCGCGAGGCCCGCCGGTCGCTGATCGAGGCGCGGCAGATCGCCGACGCAGCCCGCCGTGACCGCCGCGACCTGCCCATCTTCCGGTTGCCGCACGTCGGGCTGGCCGGGCTGCTGCACCTGCTCCGCGAGGAGCCGCGGATGCAGACGTTCGTCGAGCGGGAACTCGGCGCGCTGCTGGCGTACGACGCGCAGCACCCCCGGGAGCAGTTGCTCGGCACGCTGCGGGCGTACCTCGAGCAGGGCCGGAACAAGTCGGCGGCGGCCGCCGCGGCGCACCTGTCCCGGCCGGCCTTCTACGAGCGGCTCGCCCGGATCGGCCGGGTCCTCGACGTCGATCTCGACTCGGTGGACGCCTGCCTCTCCCTGCACGTGGCCCTGCTGGCCCTGGACGCCATCCGCACCCCCTGACCCGGGGGAGGCCTGGTCAGGTCAGGGCGGTCAGGATCTTGGCGTAGGTGGGCGGGATGTGGTTCGGGCCGCCGCCGGGGGTGAACACGTCGGAGGTGGCGATCGCCGACCACGCCGTGTCCGGGACGGCGTCGACCAGGGCACGGACCACCGGAGCGTCGCGCCACTGCTCCTGCTCGGCGAGCAGGCTGAGCGCCACCACCGACTCCTCCACCTCGCCCACGCACTCGAAGGGCTTGTGCCCGTCGACGCCGAGCAGCTCCCGGTAGCCGGGGATCTGGGCGGGGTCGGCGAGCAGGTCGCCGCCGAAGATGTGGGTGATCCGCTCCCGGGACATGAACGGTGCCAGGGCCAGGAAGACGAACCGGCACTTCGGGCAGTCGCGGCACCAGCGCTCGCTCGCGTCACGCAGCTTGAAGGCGGCGTTGCAGCTGGTCACCACGTCGTCGTAGCGGTCGATCTCGGCGAACAGCCGGGCGATGTGCAGCTCCGACAGGGGGCGCAGCAGCGAGAAGTACGGCTCGGTGAGCCCTGCGTGCTCGGTCAGCGCCGCCCGCAGCAGGCCCTCCGCCTCGACCCCCTTGGACCACTGGTGGTTGATCTCGTGACCGTTCCAGATCAGGTTCGGGTCGGACGCGGAGCGCTCGTTCGACATCACCACCGGGCCCAGTCCGTGCAGCACCGAGGTGGCGACGGCGATCAGCGAGTTGATCGCGGTGACCGG from Micromonospora sp. WMMD812 harbors:
- a CDS encoding PucR family transcriptional regulator; translation: MSPVFPTVREVLALDPVRHGAPRLVAGDAGLDRPVRWVHVAEVPDIATLLNGGELVLTTGIGLPGDDAGLRAFIGDLADVGVSGLVVELGRRYVSGVPRVMTAAAERRGLPLVELRRATPFVRITEAVHALIVDAQLTELRATEEIHQRFTELSVEGAGPGEVVRQAAELSGCPVVLENLSRQVLAYDPAGESAELLLDAWEQHSRRIRPAGRTAYDVDNGWLVTAVGARGQDWGRLLLRWPAGGDLATTPPRRPVAEPELAVDGEPAARPGAAPPTRLTILIERAASTLALGRLIRRDAEGLERQIHRTLLTALLDHSRPVDEVALRAKALGVVLERRHLVGVMVRLRADDPAGESGPTGDLGESGPATGPARLRDLAEAVGQALHDAKLTALISAVDDHVVGALLALPDAAAEERALAAFATALRRARLDAPATRPDAGSRGEGAARHDLVPRQDAARRLDGRAGPGRPSDVIVAAGSGVGSPREARRSLIEARQIADAARRDRRDLPIFRLPHVGLAGLLHLLREEPRMQTFVERELGALLAYDAQHPREQLLGTLRAYLEQGRNKSAAAAAAHLSRPAFYERLARIGRVLDVDLDSVDACLSLHVALLALDAIRTP